The Rhodamnia argentea isolate NSW1041297 chromosome 7, ASM2092103v1, whole genome shotgun sequence genome contains the following window.
ATCTGACGAAACGCTTGTCAATTGTGAACAAGCGATGTCGGTATTTCCCTATTTGATAAATGCCGTTTAATCTTCAACGAAAGTGTCATTGTTTCAAATCCCATACTAGGTAAACCGGGAACTGGGACGTGTTATCGAACGGTGTCGATATCGTCGGTACTCGAAGCCTTCGAAGAACAAAATGAATTGGATTCCGCTTTGATGGTAAGTGAAGCAATCTTTGCAATAAACTATGGAAAGCTAGCTCAGGATATGGATCTGTTCTCTGCAATTAGAAACCTTGGAATTATGCTTAGGCAGgatagaaagagaaaatctaGGGCTCCCAAGACAAGATAAATTGGTGCTGATTATTAGCAGGCAACGATGGAAAACGTAATAATAGCAGACGGGGAATTGAGAACCAGGAGGGAAAACGTGGGACGACTTTCTCCCACCAGCTCAATTCTTGATAGGATTTACCTTAAAATTGGCTAAAAGCCGTTAACGGAATTCTTGAGCTTTCCATTAGAATTTTTGTATAAATGGCTCGAACGCCAAGGGGGAAAAACAACCAAAACAGCTTCCTTCTTGGGAGATACGGCAAGGGCCTGGGAGGGAGACAAGAATCCTCATAGTAGAAGGGGAAGGATGGCAATCCGGTCGTACGTTGGTGCACTTCTGCTGTTGTTGTCCTTTTCTTCTACTATCAACGCCGAGGTCTTTCACATCGGGAATTATGGCGCAAAGGGTGATGGCACATCAGACATAAGCCGGGTGAATATTTTGATTAAATtgctctaaattattttctccCTTAATTTCTCCTACCAATTTAGTATCTATTGCGATTTTTGAAGGCCTTGCTGAGTGCATGGAAGGACGCATGCGCATCGAATACTTCTGCTAAAGTGTTGATCCCGGGAGGAACGTTTGCACTGTCGGAGGTGGTCCTAGAAGGCCCCTGCAAGGCCCCCATGGAATTCCAGCTCCAAGGCACGTTGCGGGCCCCAGCAGACCCGTCCCGCTTCAAGACCGACGGCTGGGTCGTGTTCCAGCACATCGACGGCCTCATCGTGTCGGGCGGTGGGACCTTTGACGGCCAGGGCAAGATCGCCTGGGAGCAGAACAACTGCAACGGGGACACAAATTGCCGAACTCTCCCCTTCGTAAGCGCCCGTCGACATTACTTGTTGCTATATAGGTTTCGAATCGCTTGGTCGTTATTATAATGGGTAGGCCATGGGGTATATCTGAACTTGGCCGATGTGATTAACCGAGTTTTGAACATGGAGGGAAATTGCTAACATCCGTCGGATTTCGACAGAATTTGAGGCTCAACTTCGTCGACAATGCTCTAATCCATGACGTAACGACGCTCGACAGCAAGCAGTTCCACGTAAACGTCTTGGGCTGCAAGAACGTGACGTTCCGACATTTCACCGTGACAGCGCCAGGCGACAGCCTCAACACGGACGGGATCCACATTGGACGGTCGGCTGGGATCAGCATTATTGACAGCAACATCAAGACCGGGGATGACTGCGTCTCCGTCGGCGATGGGAGCCAGCAGATCTTTGTCACGGGGGTGAACTGTGGTCCAGGCCACGGCATCAGCGTCGGCAGCCTCGGGAAGTGGAAGAACGAAGAGCCTGTGGTGGGTGTCTTTGTCAAGAATTGCACCATCACCGGCGCGACCAATGGCGTGAGGATCAAGACATGGCCCGCATCGCCGGCTGGCGTGGCCTCGGACATGCACTTTGAGGACATCCAGATGAACGATGTCGCCAACCCCGTGCTCATAGACCAGGGATACTGCCCATGGAACCAATGCCAAGCACAGGTACATACATGAACACGAGAATTAGAATAGGTCATGCACATTATATGAATGCGTTCATTCATAGAACAAAGTAATAATTAGAAAGGAAATGCATAAAGACCCGTTTGCTAAAAGAGACCAATTTGTcggggggaaaaaaggaaaccaaTCTAATTTCGAATGAACTTTAAACACTAATCGAATGGCGCAGTCCATAAAACATGTCCATATGGGCTCTGATCGGTGTGTTATTCGATTTGTTCAGGTTCCTTCCCTTGTTAAGATCAGCAAAGTCAGCTTCAAGAGAATCAAGGGAACCTCGGCGTCCCAGGTCGCGGTGAAGATTGCCTGCAGCAAACTCGTGCCGTGCGATAACGTCGAGATCACAGACATTGACCTCGCGTACCATGGCCCCGAGGGCCCCGCTGTGTCGGAGTGCTTGAACGTCCGGCCTTTGATCTCCGGCAGGCAATACCCTCCGGCTTGTGCCAAGGTTGTAAGCTAAAAAATTTGCTCTTTCTCGGTGAAGATCGATCGATGCGGACATTCCTTTAAAAAGGATGTGAAAAGGTTGAGCTTTAATTGGATTTTTGAGCGGAACGTTTTgtattttgtgttctttttgtaTTCTTGAGTTTTGAAGGCGAGGTCCGGCAAGCCCAACCCTCGCCCAGGCAAGGCCAACTATTTAAAAGTACAAAATGAGTATCCCAGTTTTGGAACTTTGACCTTTAtgttatttaaatattttactaTAATATTTAGTTGTCTTTTAAGTTTATAATTAGTTCTATTGATATGTTGATCAAATATTCTAGTATTTACATAGCTAATTTATATTtcctttaattgtttttttttttgtagaaatcaaaagtaaaagagagatttcctTAAGAAAAAAGTGATGAGAATATTAAGAACATGGAAAAAACTAAAGCAAACCACATTTTTGGACAATTGGAGGCAGTACAGCCAAACCCTTCGCACTTGAAATACTTGACGGAGTTAGGATGATTGGAACTTGATGCTCCATCTTTCCTAGGAAACGACTTTGAAGCAGCCGCCCTAGTTTTAGGAACAAAGGCTCTCCCGCATTTGGAATAGCTTTCTTGGTTTCGGTACCGAAAGTTACTACCTCAAGTTTCTTTTTAAGTTGTCATTCCACCTTAAGAGCAAGTTGACAAACATCATTTTAAGTCCAATAATATCGAAGTTGGACAATGTTACCGATTTTCGATCGAAGTCCAACAAGGTAGCAGGCAACAATTTGTTCCTCATGATTGGAAACATCACAAAGCATCATGATTGGTCAAATTTTTCCATATATTCTTCCACAAAAAGctccttttatttgaaattgtgaa
Protein-coding sequences here:
- the LOC115726763 gene encoding exopolygalacturonase-like, whose protein sequence is MAIRSYVGALLLLLSFSSTINAEVFHIGNYGAKGDGTSDISRALLSAWKDACASNTSAKVLIPGGTFALSEVVLEGPCKAPMEFQLQGTLRAPADPSRFKTDGWVVFQHIDGLIVSGGGTFDGQGKIAWEQNNCNGDTNCRTLPFNLRLNFVDNALIHDVTTLDSKQFHVNVLGCKNVTFRHFTVTAPGDSLNTDGIHIGRSAGISIIDSNIKTGDDCVSVGDGSQQIFVTGVNCGPGHGISVGSLGKWKNEEPVVGVFVKNCTITGATNGVRIKTWPASPAGVASDMHFEDIQMNDVANPVLIDQGYCPWNQCQAQVPSLVKISKVSFKRIKGTSASQVAVKIACSKLVPCDNVEITDIDLAYHGPEGPAVSECLNVRPLISGRQYPPACAKVVS